A region of the Osmia bicornis bicornis chromosome 1, iOsmBic2.1, whole genome shotgun sequence genome:
TGCATGCTCGAATAACCGCGTCCAACACGCTCCGTCACGATCCAGATCCATTAATGATCCATCGCGGATCATTACGTCCGATGATCCCGGCGAATCGTCCTGCTGAGACGATCGAGTGAAACCGTTTCATGAGACGGTGAATTCCAGAAATCTCACTGCTGAACATGTGCGCGCAATGTCTTTACAACACGCGTTTCCCTCGACTTCCATTTGCCTTTATATAACCTGCATGCAACTGGTTATGACTGCAATAGTTGTCGATGGAAATGGAGGATACAAGTGTTTACTTTCCCTAGGAGACCGTCACTTTTCCTTGAACACTCGGCATCTTTTGATCATTTCCTGTCGCGAGCTTTTCATCGGGCACTCGATCATCGTTGCACCGGTAGACGGTACAGAGCAGACCTTTATGGGCGCGTCAGAAAAGTGGAACAAACCCGACAGAAATAAAATCGTGCTCGAGTGGGACAACCGTGAAAGTTGCCCGCGATTCGCGTCCACTTTGCCTCCGCAAAGCCTCGGATTCGGCTATCCGTGATGATCGAGACATAGTCATCGAAAGTGAAGCTGTGCTGCGGGGAACACGGCGAAATTGGAAAGCTAGACTTTGGCTCGCTTCGTTGGACCATTCAGGAGACAACGCAATCTTGGACGACTCGTGTCGTTACTTTTGCACCGTCCAGTCTCTTTCGCGTTCAATCGAACGACACTGACCCGTGAaactttccttttttatcCGAGACTGTTTGTTGGAATAGATTTTCTGCCAGTCGATCAGGAACTTtggatatttaattaattcgtcGTATTTGTCgtcaagaaataaaaaagttatattaGAGGGGTTTCTTCAAGGTCCGCCTGAAAGTTTAGCCAAGAACAATCAACTGGTGTAGGAATCGCAGACAATTAACCAACTTTTTTTCGGCATCAGATTCGAGACGTTCAGTTGCGTAAGATCCGCCGTCCATTGTTTAAGTTTCTCTAAACGATGTGGGGAAAGGTGAGGCAAGGTTAAGTCAAAATTAACATCTACTTCGAGGCGTCGATTAAATCTAAGCTAGCCTGACGAGACTTGAAAAAGTTTCTTTCCCAAGATTAAAAATCTGGATGTCTCGAAAGGCTGGCATAGTCAGTGTCCAGTCGGTTCGGTCGGCCAGTGGTCCTATAAAACTTCTCCCAGGTCAAGATCCACTTTCTTGCGACTGGTGATCCCGGTTTCCGGTGCCGCTGATGGGACTGGTCGCCGCGAAAAAGAGGCCGGACACGTCTGCGAGCTAAATATGGCCGGACTCGGTCGTTTGTCATCGCCCCACCATCCTCCATTCTGTCCTACGCATACTACACCAACTTCGCCAGATCCTACGATCTCCTCGGCCAACAGACGCAACGTGGCCGTGCTAAGAAAAACTCGTTCATCGAAATTTTGGCTGGCTTCGAGAGCGGATGTTTGGGCCGTTTCCACCAGTCGCCTCTCTACCACGGGATATTTCGGGGTTCAAGGAACTTTCTCATCCTTACCGTCTGCTTTGTCTATTTTTTCTCTTCGAAGTGCAATTCAGTGAACAAGCTGGTGTTTCTATCGTTTCTCGAATGAAAAACTGACGACTTGGTGAATAGTTTTGTGCTCTGATACCTTGTCCAATTATTCAGTTGATTAATTAGAAGGTCTAGTGATCGAGTGATCAAACTAGTGACTAGTGTTAGGGACACAGGGTTACTGTTCCCAGATAATCCGAATTCTGTCCCCGAGGGAAGTTAAACGAACAGCCTGAACATCGAATCCCTAGAACAGGTCTGAAAAAGAGACGGCAGACGCGTTTAGCTGGGACAAGTCCGATGACCTTGACAAGAATAACTCCCAAGGCCGGACATCAGCCCGCGAAGAAAGATGGAGACTCGTGGTTCCGTTTACTTGCTGATTATCCTTGTCTTGCCAGTGATCCTGTGGCTGATCGGAAACCTTAGCAGAAGCAAAGTCCTCGCGGGTGTCGCTAAAGCTGCTAGGTAAGATTCTCATTGCTTACCCCTCTCCAATTTTCCTTCAGATTTCTCGGTAAAATCTGAATAAACGAATACGTAGTAGAGAGTTTAGGAGACACGTTCGAGTTAAGTTATTTATACGAAGAAGGATGAGTCACGGAAAGGAAgtaggaagagaaaaaaaaaaaatgaaatataaggATTGTAGGTGTTTTGCATAGGTCGGCTGCTCGTCAGTTTCAACAGAACTGTgactgaaataaatttcacggtGGAGCAGGCATAAAGCAACTTCCATAACTGCGTCGTTTCGACGAGTTTCAGCTGGCATACGGGCCATGCTTGCTCCATTATTGCTACCTTTAGGAAcagaaaaaggcgtttcgtcttgGGACCGTCTGCCAGACTCGTTAACCCCGCTTTTTGGATCTCATGCCGGGGGACCGCTAGCGAGAACAGACTCAATCCCGCTGCCACCTAGCGGTCGCCGACCGAATTAAGGGCGCCCGGGGAGACTCATCGCCTTCCCTTTCCACTCAATGCCTACATACCTTAATCGTTTACTTTAAATTTCAAAGGGTTGAACGTGTTCCTTATTCCGGGTTCGACGCACGCGGTACCGCGTGCTTGGACATTGTTCTTTGTCCCCGGATTTCTTCCTCTTAATCGATTGGCACCGATCCAGCGGAGGATTCAACAAAGAAAACATGTAACGAGACGTTTCCAGAATCGGTGCAGCGATCTCGTCGCGACGAAACATCCTGGATTTTATTTTCGATCCGATCGCCACGTGGGTTGCATTCCTCGTTTTAGCGTTTCTCTTAATAGCTTGCGAGTTAGTCCTCAGACGCGAAACGCGGAAGCGCAGAGGTAGACTGCGACGCGTTCTCTGTCTTCCGAATTTTGCAATCAACTTTTGCGATGAAATTAGGCTGGTAGCTAGCGGTGACCCGTAGGCCACTAGGAACGTGTCAAACACGCTAGAACGCATCTGATCGACTCGTCATTGCCTTGCTTCACCAACCGTTCCATTTAGGATCAGGCCGATGACGCGACTCATTATAATTACGATGCTGCGCCTCGAGCCTCAGTCTCTCTCGTGCTGTTGTCCTCGTCCGTTGCGCAAGTGATCGAAACATCGGCTTTGTTAATTGCCCGCGCCCCCGGTTCCACTCGTTTTTACCGATGAAAATGGAATGGCAATCGCGCGCAACCGACACGGAACTGACTTTAATGGTCCGTAACTTTGAAATAcgatagaatttttatttttcacatttctcgatttttctttataatattttttttttatcaagaCTGCCGGAAGTGTCTCGCAAATCATGGCAATCGTGAACACGGTTCTGGTACGAgttggaaagaaaaaagatgaCTAACAGAATTCTAATTACCCCGCAATTTACGTTATCATTGAAAAACGAAAGATAGGAAGATAAATCCTATGCTCGTGAAATTATATATAGCCACCACGTGGAAAGAGAGTATAAGAACAACttctatttttatcattatctCGAGATAGCGAACGATGCTCTCAGATCTAGTAGCACTTCTTCTCGTTGCCTTCCACTTTGCATACCGATTAGATAAAACGACTTCCGCTCCTTTCCTTTCTCAACTAACTCTAAATCTAAATGATCCAGCTCGAACCAACGAGCGTTTAACCcttctttcaattattcatGTTTTTACTACTCTCCTCCTTCGGGGGTCTATCTGACCCGTAACGAAAATTACCTTTCCACGGTGTAGTTAAGAAAAAAGGTAAACTGCGTGAACAGACTTTTAGGCCGACCAGAAGCGTTTTTGTAACAGATTTGCGTAACTAACGACCGCGAGGACAATCACGTGTTTATAATTAAACGTTTTACGTAACGAGTCTCGTATTTAACCGGCACCGATTCTCTCGGTTACGCATCGATTGATGCCAATAGTCGGCATCAAAGAACGATCTCGTTTCAATAGAAAATTTCATCCGATTTAGTAGAAGAATAGAAAGTTCGTTTACGTGGGATCGATCTGTAGTATCTTTGaaggaattagaaaataaGTTGTTGAtcaagatttcttttttttttttatcgttccGTACGCACACGTTACGGCAATCTAAGTGTTAATGATTTATCAGATAGTATTGTGTTAAACAATCGACGAAGATCAAAGCAGAAAAGTCATCGAGTTCCCACTCGGAGCGATGCTTTTTTCCCCCGTTTCACGAACCTCTTCATGGTCGAACGATCACGACGATGATCAGCACGGTTTTTCCATTTATTAAGCTGCTCGAACATCGTCGGAAACATTTGTCAGCGATTTCTTATTTCATAGAAAAAAGTAGATCGATTTTCACCGTTCTTCGATACATTTTTTCCACCATATTACAAATTTCAGAGAAATCGTgggaatattaataaaaatctatttttattataaataaagtCAGGAGTGTCGAAAGGTGTACACAGGAAAAACGTAATTTTATCGAACGTTGTATTGTCTAACATTTACCTGAAACCATTTACTGAATTGCTATGAAATCGGCCGCGATACGAGCTGCATATTTATCTTTCTCTGATAAAGATCAAAACCACTGCTTAGGAAATTCTACCGACCATTTCCGCTTGCCGTGAAACGGAAGTGGTCTCGTTCAAGATAAACGATTCTCTTTAAGCTGTTAACCTTGTTTATTCGCAGTtagtttgaaaaaattcatcAAGTATGTTCGATCTCCGGTTAAATAAAACTAGGTATGAAACGCTGGATAATTCCCTGCGTTTGGTACTGCGAAGGCGAGCATCAGCGGTGGTGTTTTTAAGACGTCGATCGGATTTCTGTGCAGGTCCGCGTTGCAGACGTTACACAAGGTGTCGAGCAAGGCACGGGAGCAGAACTACTTCCTGGGTGGGTTGTCGCACGACTGGGTCAGCTACTATGAGCAACGAATCGAGAGCGATCGCTCGTGTCTCAACGAGTGGCACGCTATGGACAGCCTGGAATCACGGAGACCACCGTCGCCGGATAGCGTGCGCACCAAGTAAGCCCCAATTGCCCTTTCTTTGGTGCAAGACACGCTATGTTGGTAGTCCGCCTATTTCACGATATATCCTTTCTAGGCCCAGGGAGAGGGACGAGACTGAACGCGTGATCCGATCGACGTTGAAAGAGATCATGATGTCGGTGGACCTCGACGAGGTAACCTCGAAGTATATTCGAGGTCGTCTCGAGGAAGACCTCGACATGGATCTCGGCGAGTTCAAGCCGTTTATCGATCAGGAGATGCTCACCATTCTGGGTCAAATGGACGCGCCGACGGAAATATTTGACCACGTTTACTTAGGAAGCGAGTGGAACGCGAGCAACTTAGAGGAGCTCCAGAAGAATGGGTTAGTTCCTTTGATCCCCCTTATCGTTACATATCATAATGTAACTATTGGCAAATcataatgatttttattaaaaatcaaaatttattcCCTTTTTCCAGTGTCAGGCATATTCTGAACGTTACTCGGGAGATCGACAACTTCTTTCCCGGGATGTTTACGTACTTGAACGTCCGCGTGTACGACGACGAGAAGACGGACTTGTTGAAGCACTGGGACGACACGTACAAGTACATCACGAAGGCAAGGAAGGAAGGCTCGAAGGTGTTGGTTCACTGCAAGATGGGGGTGTCCAGATCCGCCTCGGTGGTGATCGCGTACGCGATGAAGGCGTACAATTGGGACTTCTCGCAGGCGTGGAAGCACGTGAAAGAGAAGCGTAACTGCATCAAGCCGAACAACAGCTTCCTGCTGCAGTTGGAGACCTACCAGGGTATATTAGACGCGATGAAGAACAAGGAAAAACTTCAGAGGTCCAAGTCGGACACTAACTTGAAGTCTCCGACATCTACGAAGGATCAAGCGAAAAAGGAGGAGAAGTCCGATAACGTGGATAACGGATTGCAAGCTGTTTCAGGTTCTGAACTGAAGAAGACCAGTCAGAGGCCGAAGAGTTGGTCGCCGAACGTGAAGATCAGCGAAACCATGTTGCCGTCCGGTAGGAAGCGTTTCAAATCTATCGTTAAGGAAATTCTGTCGAAAGTAGCggttaattaaactccttGTTGCAGCGCCCCTTTCGCAGTCCCTCGAAAGCATCGACAAGGCAGGAAGCACGGAAGTGACCAGGGAGGATCTTCTTCGTTCCAGCAGTCAGAAGCCGGGTATGGCGCAGGAGGCGCGAAACGTTTTGATGCCATGCGACAACGGGCAATCGTACAGCGTTTCGCAGAACCAAATCTTTCACCTGCCTACCCATCCGGCGGACTCGCCTAGCGTGAAGCACCGAGTCAGCAAGCTCGAGACGCAGGGTCAGAGGAGGAAAGGTTTGGTGCTGAACCTGACGAATCAGTTCGAAGCGGTTAGCAGCAAACCGTCTTCCCCGAGCTCGGACTCGGACAACAAACCGCTGCTGCCGAGTCCCGTGTCGGATGTTAACGAAAACGGGCTGTCGCAGCAGACGGAAGTGAAACAAGAGGTGTGGGATCCTGGTGAGAAACGCGAAACGAAGAAAACGGAGAACGGTAACGATAGTGAATGTCTAGTCTGGACTGCATCGTCGTCCGATGCAACGTGTAACGATTCGTGTAGTAACGGTAAGACTAACGGGGAAGTGAGTGGGGAGAGTGAGTACGTCGGGACGATATCGATGTCGGTGTACCCCGGCTGTTTGTCGCGGAAAGCGACGAAGAAGGACGGGGATCCTTTTAGTACGCAGGTCGACAGAGTGTTCGATCGCGAGGAGAGGCAAGGGGAGCCGGTCACCAGGGACTCTCCGAGTCGGCAAAGCTCTTGGAGCAGTTACGACAGTGCCGTGGTTCTAGATAATAATTCGGTGCACAGTTCGTGGGCCACGTTACCCTCGAGGAACAGTTCTTGGGGTTCGTACGATATGCGACCTTCGGATCTCCTCGGTTCCAGTGGTCTTTTCCCTTACGACAAGGAAGAGATACCTTGGCACCCGGGTACGGTGAAGCGGACCAAACAGAAACTCGAAGAGAACACCAGCTCCGGAACGGTGAAGCGGGTGTGCACGCAGAATTCCGATAACGAGGACAAGGACAGATTGGCCGTCGAAGAAGATTCCTACAATCCGGTACTCCTACACCACACGGCGTCCCCTACCCCGCGTAGAAGGGATTCCTCGCCTAGCCAGGAGCATAACTTAAAAGTAGAGCCCACCCCGGTTAGAAACTCGCCGAGTCCGATCAGAGGGATCGACATCTCGCCCGCGTCGATTCGTCAGATCGGTCGACTGTCCACCAGTGCCCCGGCCCCATCCTCTCTCTCCTCGGACACGGACCTCCCCTTGTCCTTAAGATCCTGCAGGTCAGAGAGCGAAACGTCGAGTCCTTGCGTGATCAACACCACTCAGTGTACCTCTGTGAAGCATCACAAGATGGTGCTAGAGAAGCTGAGTAACAAGTCCATGTTCAACAAACGTTGCCTCTCCGTCGACGACTCCCCCGAGGCGGAATGTCCGCGAAGCACCTCGGGTATcgtgaaaaatctgaaaaaggAATTCGAGGCGAAATCGACGAAGCTAGAGAAGAGTCCCGAGAGTAGTTTCGAAGGGGAGTCGTCGATGGTCGGCCGACCAAAGAGGGACGTGAAGATCCGAAGTTTACCCTCGTCGCCAGTGATCCCTCACAATGAATCAAAGATTCAGACCCCGTCCGAAACCAAAGAGAAGGGGAAGCCGAGCGAAAGTGTATCGCAGGACAGTTCGGAGGACCGGTCGGTCAGGGTGCTAGTGGGCAAGTACGAGGTGAAACCAGACTCTAGAAAGTCCTCGGAGATCCAGCTGCGCGTGCACAAGGACAAGGATTGGGAGGCTGTGGATACACCGAATTCGGTAAAGAGCAAAGCCACTCCCGAGTACAGTAGAAGGTCAGCCCCGATCATGATCAACAATCACTCGTCCCCTCTGTTCCCCGAGGGACCGGAAGCACCCGGTAGGCCACCCGTTCCCTCGGCCGGAGTGGTGGCAGCTAGCAAGAAGCAACAACAGCACGGCAGGACGCATCCTCTTGCCAGGCTGCAGGTTAGGCCTAGGCACAGCAGTCCGGTATACAACACCATGTAGAAGGGGAACGTGTTTTCTCCGTTTGTCGAATCAGAGCGCGCGTACCTGACATGCATGGGTATGTTGTCGTCGTGGCCACGATGAAACCGTGTGATCTCTTATGATGCCAACGAGTCGAGGATCCTCCTCTTCGAGTTCGATTCATTTAAATCGACGGGGAGGTACAGGATTTAGATTCGCTTCCCACCATCTTTCTCGATGTACAATTTTACTAATCGCGCGAGTCCTGTGCTACAGAACCGGCTGACAATAAGGCATGGCATCGATACTCGCTCGTTCTCAACGGTCTTGCTTTTACTGCCTTTTCATCCGTTTCCTCTTGTCACATACACAATACATATACACAGACATTACGCGAACAAGACTTACGGTGCCTTGCCTTGCTGTCCCGTATTCGTAAGGCACACCGTGTAAAGTCGTTGAACGCGTTTTTATGTTCCTTCTTCGTCAGACGTGTCTTGGCCTGCCCTtagttcaattattttttaagcTGGAAATGCAACAATTAGGAAGACGCGGACAGAAAAactctctttttctctatctctcacacactctctctctctctatatatatatatctgtTATTCCTACGACGTGTCGTTGtaaagttaaatgaaaaaaaaaagaaacagaacaAAAAATGGGCTTGGAATCAAACGTGTGATGTTCTGCGGAGACGTAGCGCGGAAGTCGGAGTCAGTGTCGGGGCCCGGTCAGGCTGTGAACGAAAGGGGTCCGTGGCCCCCGCACGATGCTGGCTCTTTGCTTCTGCTTTCTTGTGATCGCCGAGGCGCGAGCGACGGGACGACGTGTAACGTTAAGCTGTACTATTAGTATTTTAGAGCGAACGATGTGATTAGGATGGTGCACAGTATGCGAGCAGACGAAAACTCTGGCTATTTTTCCTGGCGCGATGTTTCCGGGTCGTTCGAACGTCCTTCACCTTCACCTTCACCTTCACCTCATCTCCTCTTACCGTACCGAACTCGTGTAATCGTAGTAGCATCGTCGTGCGACTTGATTGATTTCCCTTTCCGcttttatttcttctctttcctaTCTATCTCTTTCACTCTCTACCGACCAGTGACGACCATTTTGCCCGTCGAAAGTACAATGAGAAAACCACACGACCCTGGAACCATGTTCCAAATTGGTCGTTCATCGTTCTCAGACATATCATCGGACCCGTTCGTTCTCTGTTTGCGTTCGCAAAGCCATGTCGACCAATTTTATACTCCcctgatgatgatgatgattatgataatgatgatgatgataatgatgatgatgatgatgatgatgatgatgaatgCGAGGCTCGTTTTTTGATAAGATGCACCCGCGACGACTGTGTGtgtagaaatatattttattactgaGATAATTTTGCAGATAATTTCTCATACGTTCATTCTAACCGCTGTTGTCTTTCGGAGGTTATTTGAAGCGACAAGCGATCCTGACAGCGAATGCTATTCAACTGTAACACATTGaattagaataaaatgaaatgttaCATCGCCCAACACTCTGTGCTTTTGCGTTCCATACTCGGCGGCAGAACAATAATCGGCTGaaaagataaataaagaaaGCAAGTTCATCGTTTATCAAGCTGAGAAATTCTTTCGTCTTCACGccatttttagaaaaatcatTCTCAAAAAATATAACGAATGGATAAAGCCTTTGTAAGGCGAAGAAAGGTTATCCAGGCTGAGCATCTATCTCGAAGATCTGTCTACCAGCGCAGAATGCCAACTGTGGCACCACGAACAGCGTTCTTGTTTTCTTTGCGTATTTTGGATTCACCGGACCTATGTCGAAGCTGTACGTGCCGCCGTTCAGATTCCTGATTAACGCCAAAGTCTGTGGGAGAAATGTTAGACATTAATTGGCAGGGATGAACGCTAATTAGCCCTATTGGCAACCAATATCTAAGAACGCCCACGGGCATTGATGCCATGGAACCTTGTTACGATGTCTGGAACTTACCGCTTGAGATCGCAAATCGACCACCCTGAAGAGATTAGTGTCCGAACCACCGCAAGCAAGAAACATGTTCGTCACGAACTTTCCACAGTAGAGTAGAGAAGTATAGCTGTCAGGTTCTATGGTGACCAGC
Encoded here:
- the LOC114883154 gene encoding protein phosphatase Slingshot isoform X6 gives rise to the protein MDSLESRRPPSPDSVRTKPRERDETERVIRSTLKEIMMSVDLDEVTSKYIRGRLEEDLDMDLGEFKPFIDQEMLTILGQMDAPTEIFDHVYLGSEWNASNLEELQKNGVRHILNVTREIDNFFPGMFTYLNVRVYDDEKTDLLKHWDDTYKYITKARKEGSKVLVHCKMGVSRSASVVIAYAMKAYNWDFSQAWKHVKEKRNCIKPNNSFLLQLETYQGILDAMKNKEKLQRSKSDTNLKSPTSTKDQAKKEEKSDNVDNGLQAVSGSELKKTSQRPKSWSPNVKISETMLPSAPLSQSLESIDKAGSTEVTREDLLRSSSQKPGMAQEARNVLMPCDNGQSYSVSQNQIFHLPTHPADSPSVKHRVSKLETQGQRRKGLVLNLTNQFEAVSSKPSSPSSDSDNKPLLPSPVSDVNENGLSQQTEVKQEVWDPGEKRETKKTENGNDSECLVWTASSSDATCNDSCSNGKTNGEVSGESEYVGTISMSVYPGCLSRKATKKDGDPFSTQVDRVFDREERQGEPVTRDSPSRQSSWSSYDSAVVLDNNSVHSSWATLPSRNSSWGSYDMRPSDLLGSSGLFPYDKEEIPWHPGTVKRTKQKLEENTSSGTVKRVCTQNSDNEDKDRLAVEEDSYNPVLLHHTASPTPRRRDSSPSQEHNLKVEPTPVRNSPSPIRGIDISPASIRQIGRLSTSAPAPSSLSSDTDLPLSLRSCRSESETSSPCVINTTQCTSVKHHKMVLEKLSNKSMFNKRCLSVDDSPEAECPRSTSGIVKNLKKEFEAKSTKLEKSPESSFEGESSMVGRPKRDVKIRSLPSSPVIPHNESKIQTPSETKEKGKPSESVSQDSSEDRSVRVLVGKYEVKPDSRKSSEIQLRVHKDKDWEAVDTPNSVKSKATPEYSRRSAPIMINNHSSPLFPEGPEAPGRPPVPSAGVVAASKKQQQHGRTHPLARLQVRPRHSSPVYNTM
- the LOC114883154 gene encoding protein phosphatase Slingshot isoform X1, whose protein sequence is MALVTVQRSPSVSNSPQSSDSGAAVPTDDEEAIRSCKSLSECYFAGKGAALVLPPNERARPSRRVSSAGCDIQQHLQSMFYLLRPEETLKMAVKLESVHPGRTRYLVVVSCTGRQDAEESCLLGIDCHARATVGLVLRVLADTAITLDGDGGFSVSVCGRQHIFKPVSVQAMWSALQTLHKVSSKAREQNYFLGGLSHDWVSYYEQRIESDRSCLNEWHAMDSLESRRPPSPDSVRTKPRERDETERVIRSTLKEIMMSVDLDEVTSKYIRGRLEEDLDMDLGEFKPFIDQEMLTILGQMDAPTEIFDHVYLGSEWNASNLEELQKNGVRHILNVTREIDNFFPGMFTYLNVRVYDDEKTDLLKHWDDTYKYITKARKEGSKVLVHCKMGVSRSASVVIAYAMKAYNWDFSQAWKHVKEKRNCIKPNNSFLLQLETYQGILDAMKNKEKLQRSKSDTNLKSPTSTKDQAKKEEKSDNVDNGLQAVSGSELKKTSQRPKSWSPNVKISETMLPSAPLSQSLESIDKAGSTEVTREDLLRSSSQKPGMAQEARNVLMPCDNGQSYSVSQNQIFHLPTHPADSPSVKHRVSKLETQGQRRKGLVLNLTNQFEAVSSKPSSPSSDSDNKPLLPSPVSDVNENGLSQQTEVKQEVWDPGEKRETKKTENGNDSECLVWTASSSDATCNDSCSNGKTNGEVSGESEYVGTISMSVYPGCLSRKATKKDGDPFSTQVDRVFDREERQGEPVTRDSPSRQSSWSSYDSAVVLDNNSVHSSWATLPSRNSSWGSYDMRPSDLLGSSGLFPYDKEEIPWHPGTVKRTKQKLEENTSSGTVKRVCTQNSDNEDKDRLAVEEDSYNPVLLHHTASPTPRRRDSSPSQEHNLKVEPTPVRNSPSPIRGIDISPASIRQIGRLSTSAPAPSSLSSDTDLPLSLRSCRSESETSSPCVINTTQCTSVKHHKMVLEKLSNKSMFNKRCLSVDDSPEAECPRSTSGIVKNLKKEFEAKSTKLEKSPESSFEGESSMVGRPKRDVKIRSLPSSPVIPHNESKIQTPSETKEKGKPSESVSQDSSEDRSVRVLVGKYEVKPDSRKSSEIQLRVHKDKDWEAVDTPNSVKSKATPEYSRRSAPIMINNHSSPLFPEGPEAPGRPPVPSAGVVAASKKQQQHGRTHPLARLQVRPRHSSPVYNTM